A window of Ipomoea triloba cultivar NCNSP0323 chromosome 2, ASM357664v1 contains these coding sequences:
- the LOC116011015 gene encoding receptor-like protein kinase THESEUS 1 isoform X1: MVTLRIKTWILLVLSVSIVLRFLGHVSDAAFTPVDNYLIACGFSENVTFLGQTYVPDSVRSSVSMESEGNLVAATSNSSAPFPIYQSARIFTSTTSYLFDIEQEGRHWVRLYFYPLPGHNLTSASITVVTEDFVLLNNFSFKRYNGSYLFKEYAINVTSDSLILTFIPSNGSVAFINAIEVVSIPDELIPDKVASVSPSSSISGLSGLTLETVYRVNMGGPLITAQNDTLGRTWENDLKYLHVNSSAMNVSVSPSSIKYPASVTPEVAPDLVYATAETMGDANVANGNFNVTWVFSVDPNFVYFVRVHFCDIVSESMNSLVFHLYINDDIALADLDVTNQAGNLDVPYYRDFLSNSSTDDVGILTVSVGPDPSADFINAIMNGLEIMKLSNGARSLDGDSPVETLHALPPRKSKKGVIIISVVGASAALLMIGLCYHCISTRRSKAIQQGLGHHWLPLGNSLTLSKFSTISQKSGTASCISLASPNLGRFFTFQEIMDATNKFDEGLLLGVGGFGRVYKGSLEDGNKVAVKRGNPRSEQGIAEFQTEIEMLSKLRHRHLVSLIGYCDERSEMILVYEYMANGPLRSHLYGADLPPISWKQRLEICIGAAKGLHYLHTGATQSIIHRDVKTTNILLDDNFVAKVADFGLSKTGPALDQTHVSTAVKGSFGYLDPEYFRRQQLTEKSDVYSFGVVLVEVLCSRPALNPVLPREQVNISEWALSWQKKGMLGEIMDSSLKGKVNPASLKKFGETVEKCLAEHGVDRPSMGDVLWNLEYALQLEETTSALTEPDDNSTNHIPDISLPTPEPFDNSVSMMDGVQSGTDDDVEDGVTSVVFSQLMNPLGRSQSFINCYQRIAYSL; encoded by the exons ATGGTGACTTTGAGAATAAAGACATGGATACTTTTGGTTTTATCTGTTTCCATAGTATTAAGGTTTTTGGGTCATGTGTCAGATGCTGCCTTCACTCCTGTGGATAATTACTTAATTGCTTGTGGATTTTCAGAAAATGTCACCTTTCTTGGCCAAACCTATGTTCCTGATTCAGTTCGATCCTCGGTTTCTATGGAAAGTGAGGGAAACCTTGTTGCAGCCACCTCCAATTCTTCTGCCCCTTTTCCTATATACCAATCAGCTAGAATTTTCACCAGTACAACATCTTACTTGTTTGATATTGAGCAAGAAGGCCGGCATTGGGTCCGCCTTTACTTCTACCCTCTTCCAGGCCACAATTTAACATCCGCTTCAATAACTGTAGTCACAGAAGATTTTGTTCTCTTGAACAATTTCAGTTTCAAGAGATACAATGGCTCTTACCTCTTTAAGGAGTATGCAATCAATGTTACTTCTGATAGCTTGATTCTTACCTTCATCCCATCAAACGGCTCTGTTGCATTCATTAATGCAATTGAAGTTGTATCCATCCCGGATGAGTTGATCCCAGACAAGGTGGCTTCAGTTTCTCCATCGAGTTCTATTAGTGGCCTTTCTGGGCTGACCCTTGAAACTGTTTATCGTGTAAACATGGGCGGTCCTCTCATTACTGCTCAGAATGACACATTAGGCAGGACTTGGGAGAATGATCTGAAGTACCTCCATGTAAACAGCTCTGCCATGAATGTTTCAGTTAGTCCATCGAGTATAAAATATCCAGCTTCTGTCACGCCTGAAGTTGCGCCAGATTTGGTTTATGCAACTGCAGAGACTATGGGAGATGCAAATGTAGCTAATGGCAATTTCAATGTTACTTGGGTCTTTTCAGTGGATCCAAATTTCGTGTATTTTGTTCGAGTTCATTTCTGCGATATTGTGAGCGAGTCTATGAACAGTTTGGTGTTTCACCTTTATATCAATGATGACATTGCTTTAGCAGATCTTGACGTGACTAATCAAGCTGGCAATTTGGATGTGCCATATTACCGAGATTTTCTTTCCAACTCATCAACTGATGATGTAGGCATTCTAACAGTGAGTGTTGGTCCAGACCCAAGTGCTGATTTCATCAATGCAATCATGAATGGTTTGGAGATCATGAAGCTTAGCAATGGAGCCAGGAGTTTGGATGGGGATTCACCGGTTGAGACTCTCCATGCATTGCCCCCGAGAAAGAGCAAGAAAGGTGTCATCATTATCTCTGTTGTGGGAGCATCAGCTGCACTGCTGATGATTGGTTTGTGTTATCACTGCATTTCAACCCGCAGGTCGAAGGCCATTCAACAAGGTCTGGGGCATCATTGGCTCCCTCTTGGAAATTCTTTGACTCTGTCAAAATTTTCTACAATTTCCCAAAAGAGTGGAACAGCAAGTTGCATCTCCTTAGCTTCTCCTAACCTTGGCAGGTTCTTcacttttcaagaaataatgGATGCCACTAATAAATTCGACGAAGGCTTGCTTCTTGGTGTTGGTGGTTTTGGTAGGGTCTACAAGGGATCACTGGAAGATGGTAACAAGGTAGCTGTCAAGAGAGGAAACCCGAGATCTGAGCAAGGTATTGCTGAATTTCAAACCGAGATTGAAATGTTGTCCAAGCTTCGCCACCGTCACCTCGTGTCTTTGATAGGCTATTGTGATGAAAGGTCAGAAATGATACTTGTTTATGAATACATGGCAAACGGGCCTCTTCGAAGCCATCTTTATGGAGCTGACCTCCCACCGATTTCATGGAAGCAGCGCCTTGAGATCTGTATTGGGGCTGCTAAGGGGCTTCATTATCTCCATACTGGTGCAACTCAAAGTATTATTCATCGCGATGTGAAAACAACCAACATACTTTTAGACGATAACTTTGTGGCCAAGGTTGCTGATTTTGGCCTCTCAAAGACTGGACCAGCTCTAGATCAGACCCACGTGAGTACTGCCGTTAAGGGTAGCTTTGGGTACCTTGATCCCGAATACTTCAGAAGGCAGCAGCTCACCGAGAAATCTGATGTTTATTCATTTGGTGTAGTCCTGGTGGAAGTCCTTTGCTCAAGACCGGCTCTGAATCCCGTCCTTCCTCGGGAGCAAGTAAATATATCCGAGTGGGCTTTGTCTTGGCAAAAGAAAGGCATGTTGGGCGAGATCATGGATTCAAGCCTTAAGGGAAAGGTGAACCCGGCCTCTCTAAAGAAGTTCGGGGAGAcagtagaaaagtgtttggctGAGCACGGGGTTGATAGGCCTTCCATGGGCGATGTTTTGTGGAATTTAGAATATGCTCTTCAGCTCGAGGAGACCACATCAGCTCTCACAGAGCCCGATGATAACAGCACGAACCATATCCCCGATATATCCTTGCCAACGCCCGAGCCATTTGACAACAGCGTAAGCATGATGGACGGGGTTCAGTCAGGAACAGATGACGATGTAGAGGATGGTGTCACCAGTGTTGTTTTCTCCCAGCTCATGAATCCACTTGGAAG GAGCCAAAGTTTCATAAACTGCTATCAAAGAATTGCATATTCTTTGTGA
- the LOC116011015 gene encoding receptor-like protein kinase THESEUS 1 isoform X2: MESEGNLVAATSNSSAPFPIYQSARIFTSTTSYLFDIEQEGRHWVRLYFYPLPGHNLTSASITVVTEDFVLLNNFSFKRYNGSYLFKEYAINVTSDSLILTFIPSNGSVAFINAIEVVSIPDELIPDKVASVSPSSSISGLSGLTLETVYRVNMGGPLITAQNDTLGRTWENDLKYLHVNSSAMNVSVSPSSIKYPASVTPEVAPDLVYATAETMGDANVANGNFNVTWVFSVDPNFVYFVRVHFCDIVSESMNSLVFHLYINDDIALADLDVTNQAGNLDVPYYRDFLSNSSTDDVGILTVSVGPDPSADFINAIMNGLEIMKLSNGARSLDGDSPVETLHALPPRKSKKGVIIISVVGASAALLMIGLCYHCISTRRSKAIQQGLGHHWLPLGNSLTLSKFSTISQKSGTASCISLASPNLGRFFTFQEIMDATNKFDEGLLLGVGGFGRVYKGSLEDGNKVAVKRGNPRSEQGIAEFQTEIEMLSKLRHRHLVSLIGYCDERSEMILVYEYMANGPLRSHLYGADLPPISWKQRLEICIGAAKGLHYLHTGATQSIIHRDVKTTNILLDDNFVAKVADFGLSKTGPALDQTHVSTAVKGSFGYLDPEYFRRQQLTEKSDVYSFGVVLVEVLCSRPALNPVLPREQVNISEWALSWQKKGMLGEIMDSSLKGKVNPASLKKFGETVEKCLAEHGVDRPSMGDVLWNLEYALQLEETTSALTEPDDNSTNHIPDISLPTPEPFDNSVSMMDGVQSGTDDDVEDGVTSVVFSQLMNPLGRSQSFINCYQRIAYSL, from the exons ATGGAAAGTGAGGGAAACCTTGTTGCAGCCACCTCCAATTCTTCTGCCCCTTTTCCTATATACCAATCAGCTAGAATTTTCACCAGTACAACATCTTACTTGTTTGATATTGAGCAAGAAGGCCGGCATTGGGTCCGCCTTTACTTCTACCCTCTTCCAGGCCACAATTTAACATCCGCTTCAATAACTGTAGTCACAGAAGATTTTGTTCTCTTGAACAATTTCAGTTTCAAGAGATACAATGGCTCTTACCTCTTTAAGGAGTATGCAATCAATGTTACTTCTGATAGCTTGATTCTTACCTTCATCCCATCAAACGGCTCTGTTGCATTCATTAATGCAATTGAAGTTGTATCCATCCCGGATGAGTTGATCCCAGACAAGGTGGCTTCAGTTTCTCCATCGAGTTCTATTAGTGGCCTTTCTGGGCTGACCCTTGAAACTGTTTATCGTGTAAACATGGGCGGTCCTCTCATTACTGCTCAGAATGACACATTAGGCAGGACTTGGGAGAATGATCTGAAGTACCTCCATGTAAACAGCTCTGCCATGAATGTTTCAGTTAGTCCATCGAGTATAAAATATCCAGCTTCTGTCACGCCTGAAGTTGCGCCAGATTTGGTTTATGCAACTGCAGAGACTATGGGAGATGCAAATGTAGCTAATGGCAATTTCAATGTTACTTGGGTCTTTTCAGTGGATCCAAATTTCGTGTATTTTGTTCGAGTTCATTTCTGCGATATTGTGAGCGAGTCTATGAACAGTTTGGTGTTTCACCTTTATATCAATGATGACATTGCTTTAGCAGATCTTGACGTGACTAATCAAGCTGGCAATTTGGATGTGCCATATTACCGAGATTTTCTTTCCAACTCATCAACTGATGATGTAGGCATTCTAACAGTGAGTGTTGGTCCAGACCCAAGTGCTGATTTCATCAATGCAATCATGAATGGTTTGGAGATCATGAAGCTTAGCAATGGAGCCAGGAGTTTGGATGGGGATTCACCGGTTGAGACTCTCCATGCATTGCCCCCGAGAAAGAGCAAGAAAGGTGTCATCATTATCTCTGTTGTGGGAGCATCAGCTGCACTGCTGATGATTGGTTTGTGTTATCACTGCATTTCAACCCGCAGGTCGAAGGCCATTCAACAAGGTCTGGGGCATCATTGGCTCCCTCTTGGAAATTCTTTGACTCTGTCAAAATTTTCTACAATTTCCCAAAAGAGTGGAACAGCAAGTTGCATCTCCTTAGCTTCTCCTAACCTTGGCAGGTTCTTcacttttcaagaaataatgGATGCCACTAATAAATTCGACGAAGGCTTGCTTCTTGGTGTTGGTGGTTTTGGTAGGGTCTACAAGGGATCACTGGAAGATGGTAACAAGGTAGCTGTCAAGAGAGGAAACCCGAGATCTGAGCAAGGTATTGCTGAATTTCAAACCGAGATTGAAATGTTGTCCAAGCTTCGCCACCGTCACCTCGTGTCTTTGATAGGCTATTGTGATGAAAGGTCAGAAATGATACTTGTTTATGAATACATGGCAAACGGGCCTCTTCGAAGCCATCTTTATGGAGCTGACCTCCCACCGATTTCATGGAAGCAGCGCCTTGAGATCTGTATTGGGGCTGCTAAGGGGCTTCATTATCTCCATACTGGTGCAACTCAAAGTATTATTCATCGCGATGTGAAAACAACCAACATACTTTTAGACGATAACTTTGTGGCCAAGGTTGCTGATTTTGGCCTCTCAAAGACTGGACCAGCTCTAGATCAGACCCACGTGAGTACTGCCGTTAAGGGTAGCTTTGGGTACCTTGATCCCGAATACTTCAGAAGGCAGCAGCTCACCGAGAAATCTGATGTTTATTCATTTGGTGTAGTCCTGGTGGAAGTCCTTTGCTCAAGACCGGCTCTGAATCCCGTCCTTCCTCGGGAGCAAGTAAATATATCCGAGTGGGCTTTGTCTTGGCAAAAGAAAGGCATGTTGGGCGAGATCATGGATTCAAGCCTTAAGGGAAAGGTGAACCCGGCCTCTCTAAAGAAGTTCGGGGAGAcagtagaaaagtgtttggctGAGCACGGGGTTGATAGGCCTTCCATGGGCGATGTTTTGTGGAATTTAGAATATGCTCTTCAGCTCGAGGAGACCACATCAGCTCTCACAGAGCCCGATGATAACAGCACGAACCATATCCCCGATATATCCTTGCCAACGCCCGAGCCATTTGACAACAGCGTAAGCATGATGGACGGGGTTCAGTCAGGAACAGATGACGATGTAGAGGATGGTGTCACCAGTGTTGTTTTCTCCCAGCTCATGAATCCACTTGGAAG GAGCCAAAGTTTCATAAACTGCTATCAAAGAATTGCATATTCTTTGTGA